One segment of Marinobacter sediminum DNA contains the following:
- the fabB gene encoding beta-ketoacyl-ACP synthase I, with protein MRRVVVTGMGIISCLGNSLDEVLDSLKNGKSGIRFNNTYKEMGFRSQVAGSPDVDTSVIDRKVRRFMGPSAMYSYLSMEQAIAQAGLTEDLISNDRTGLIAGSGGASCSSQVEATDIMREKGVKRIGPYMVPRIMTSTVSACLATAYKIRGVNYSMSSACATSAHCIGHAMEQIQSGKQDIVFAGGGEEEDWSLTMMFDAMGALSTKYNDAPETASRPFDGGRDGFVIAGGGGMVVLEELEHARKRGANIIAELTGYGATSDGYDMVAPSGEGAQRCMDQAMATIRGKVQYINAHGTSTPVGDVAEMGAVRNTFGSDIPPISSTKSLSGHSLGAAGVHEAIYSLLMLQNGFISGTANLNDVDDKISNMPLVGPKSQEASLDTVMSNSFGFGGTNASLVFEKL; from the coding sequence ATGAGACGCGTTGTCGTCACCGGTATGGGCATTATTTCATGCCTCGGGAACTCTCTGGATGAGGTTCTGGATAGCCTGAAAAACGGCAAATCCGGCATCCGCTTTAACAATACCTACAAGGAGATGGGGTTTCGGAGCCAGGTTGCCGGTTCGCCGGACGTGGATACGTCGGTCATTGATCGCAAGGTTCGACGATTCATGGGCCCTTCAGCGATGTATAGCTACCTGTCCATGGAGCAGGCCATCGCTCAGGCAGGTCTGACGGAGGACCTGATTTCCAACGACCGCACGGGGCTGATCGCCGGTTCGGGCGGTGCTTCCTGCTCCAGTCAGGTCGAGGCTACCGACATCATGCGTGAGAAAGGGGTCAAACGCATCGGGCCCTATATGGTTCCCCGCATCATGACCAGCACCGTCTCTGCCTGCCTGGCCACCGCCTACAAGATTCGTGGCGTGAACTACTCCATGTCCTCCGCCTGCGCCACCAGCGCACACTGTATCGGCCACGCCATGGAGCAGATCCAGTCCGGCAAGCAGGACATCGTGTTTGCCGGCGGCGGTGAAGAAGAGGACTGGAGCCTGACCATGATGTTCGATGCCATGGGTGCACTTTCCACCAAATACAACGACGCCCCGGAAACAGCTTCGCGCCCGTTTGACGGCGGTCGCGACGGGTTCGTCATTGCCGGCGGTGGTGGCATGGTAGTACTGGAAGAACTGGAGCACGCCAGGAAGCGTGGGGCGAACATTATTGCCGAACTGACAGGCTACGGCGCAACCTCTGACGGCTATGACATGGTTGCACCCTCGGGTGAAGGCGCCCAGCGCTGCATGGATCAGGCCATGGCCACCATCCGGGGCAAGGTGCAGTACATCAACGCACATGGCACCAGCACCCCGGTGGGCGACGTTGCGGAAATGGGCGCAGTACGGAATACCTTCGGCAGTGACATTCCGCCCATTTCCTCCACCAAGTCCCTGTCCGGGCACTCCCTGGGCGCAGCGGGAGTGCATGAAGCAATCTATTCCCTGCTGATGCTTCAGAACGGCTTTATTTCCGGCACCGCAAATCTGAACGATGTGGACGACAAGATCAGCAACATGCCGCTGGTCGGGCCAAAATCACAAGAAGCCAGCCTGGACACAGTCATGTCCAACAGCTTCGGCTTCGGTGGCACTAACGCCTCACTGGTATTCGAAAAACTGTGA
- a CDS encoding DUF962 domain-containing protein, which produces MRSLSQFLNDYGDSHQNPLNQWIHIVCVPAILISTLGLLWLIPIGNWLGLSGTVAEWVNGATLLAALSGIVYLRLSIGVFVLMAGWFALSAWIIQSVLSAGWSLFWTSLVVWLVAWAIQVYGHKVEGKKPSFVEDLVFLLIGPIFVSVEFAAKLGIPVPHAQGTHGKHNQGGPVQGH; this is translated from the coding sequence ATGCGATCATTGTCTCAGTTTCTGAATGATTACGGAGACAGTCACCAGAATCCGCTCAACCAGTGGATTCATATTGTTTGCGTTCCTGCGATTCTGATTTCTACCCTGGGACTGCTCTGGCTCATACCCATCGGCAACTGGCTGGGCCTGAGCGGGACCGTGGCTGAATGGGTGAATGGGGCGACCCTGCTGGCTGCGTTGTCCGGCATTGTCTATCTGCGTTTGTCCATCGGTGTGTTCGTGTTGATGGCGGGCTGGTTCGCGCTGTCGGCCTGGATTATTCAAAGCGTGCTTTCCGCCGGCTGGTCGTTGTTCTGGACAAGCCTGGTGGTGTGGCTGGTGGCCTGGGCCATTCAGGTGTATGGGCACAAAGTGGAGGGCAAGAAACCTTCTTTTGTGGAGGACCTGGTTTTTCTGTTGATCGGGCCGATTTTTGTCAGTGTTGAGTTCGCCGCGAAACTCGGAATCCCCGTTCCCCATGCCCAGGGTACTCATGGAAAGCACAATCAGGGTGGCCCGGTTCAGGGGCACTAA
- a CDS encoding AraC family transcriptional regulator — protein MQHLPQGTLFLWPDHWQVIGRLMSNRLHKHISASWLVGLDGDFRLQVDGRWRTTSAALVAPDVAQSLEPGNTHMWCAQLDPDSRYWRALKHHLKDECTADIRVPKACLPAIEEGSCGGIEQAMMTAVEALGRPPERLDPRVQKICDQLRAELPEKVEVQLLADSVGLSSSRLSHLFRQQTGVPLRRFLLHLKMNRVLAHWEAGKSMSRLALEAGFYDQPHFVRTAREMFDALPSEYVTTGWFSVCRCASSCP, from the coding sequence ATGCAGCATTTGCCCCAAGGTACGCTCTTTCTCTGGCCCGATCACTGGCAAGTAATCGGGCGGCTGATGTCGAATCGCCTGCATAAACACATCAGCGCTTCCTGGCTGGTTGGCCTTGATGGTGATTTTCGTCTGCAGGTGGACGGACGCTGGCGCACCACCTCTGCGGCATTGGTGGCGCCGGATGTAGCGCAGTCGCTCGAGCCTGGTAACACGCATATGTGGTGTGCACAGCTGGACCCGGACAGCCGTTACTGGCGGGCGCTAAAGCATCACCTCAAGGACGAGTGCACGGCCGACATAAGGGTGCCGAAAGCGTGTCTGCCGGCCATAGAGGAAGGTTCCTGTGGTGGTATTGAGCAGGCCATGATGACGGCCGTTGAGGCGCTAGGGAGGCCGCCGGAGCGGCTCGACCCGAGAGTGCAGAAGATCTGCGACCAACTGAGGGCGGAGTTGCCGGAGAAAGTCGAGGTTCAGTTACTGGCGGATTCGGTCGGACTGTCGTCTTCCCGCCTCAGCCACCTGTTCCGGCAGCAAACCGGAGTGCCGCTGCGGCGTTTTCTCTTGCACCTGAAAATGAACCGCGTGCTTGCTCACTGGGAAGCGGGCAAATCCATGTCCAGGCTGGCACTGGAAGCCGGCTTCTATGACCAGCCCCATTTTGTACGTACCGCCCGGGAGATGTTCGATGCTTTGCCGTCGGA